The genomic region TTATGACGGTGCTGCGATGGCCAATTTTACGATACAAACCAAAGAAGGAACGTATACCGCACCTACTTTTGATCACGGATTTCCGCCGGCAGCGATTGAAAAAATTGTAAATAAGCTAAATGAATTAGCCGACAAAAAATAACAAGATGACGATAAAAGCAATTCAGGAGGAGATTGTAGACGAATTCTCGATGTTTGATGACTGGATGCAACGGTACGAATACATCATTGAACTGGGGAAAAGTTTACCGCTCATTGAAGAACAGTATAAACAAGACGAAAATATAATTAAAGGCTGCCAGTCGAAAGTATGGTTGTATGCGGAAGAGAAAGACGGAAATATCGTTTTTACGGCCGATAGCGATGCCATCCTGACCAAAGGGATTATTGCCATCCTGATCCGTACCTTTTCGAACCAGTCGGCGCAGGCTATTTTAGAAGCCAATACCGATTTTATCGACGAAATCGGATTAAAAGAACACTTATCACCAACCCGTGCGAATGGACTGGTGTCGATGATCAAACAAATTAAAATGTATGCTTTGGCGTTTCAGTCCAAAAATTAAAGGTTATGGAAGAATTTAACGATACTATAAATCTGGGAGAAAATGTGGTAACAGTACTGAAAGGTATTTATGATCCTGAAATTCCGGTAGATATTTACGAATTGGGTCTTATTTATGATGTAATGATCAATGAAGACAATGACGTAAAGATCTTAATGACACTTACTTCACCAAACTGTCCGGTAGCGGAAACTTTACCGATGGAAGTAGAAGAAAAAATCAAATCCATCGATGCGGTAAAATCCTGTGAAGTGGAAATCACGTTCGATCCGCCATGGAGTAAAGACCTGATGAGCGAAGAAGCCAAACTCGAACTGGGAATGCTGTAATGGAAGAGATTGTAAACAGAGTCGCGAATAGTGTTTTGCAGGTTTTTGACCTGGAAGACTATTATCCGGAAGGGCCTCGTTTTTCCATTGATATTTCGCAATGGCTTTACGAAGGTCTGGTGCTGCGCGAAAAAGATTTCCGCGAACAGCTTAAAAACCATAACTGGGAGACCTATAAAGACGGTTTTGTGGCACTATCCTGTAGTACGGATGCGATTGTTCCTGCGTGGGCATTTATGTTAATCACGGCTTATTTGGAGCCGGTTGCCAAAAATGTTTTCTGGGGAACGATTCCGCAAATGGAAATTGGATTGTATCAGGAAATACTGCAAAAGCTGGATTATAGCAGTTATCAGGATAAACCGGTGATCATCAAAGGGTGCTCCCGCAAACCGGTTCCGCAGGAAGTCTATGTGCTGGCCACGCAAAAGCTGATGCCGGTTGCCAAAAGCATTATGTTTGGCGAAGCCTGTTCGGCCGTTCCGGTTTATAAACGCAAATAGTATTTGTCGGTTTTTACACAGTTTTTTGTGATTTTTTTGTGATTTTTTTGTGATTTTTTTGTGATTTTTTGTTACCTTGTGTGAAACAGAAAATTCTACCTATGAGAAAAATTGCATTGACACTGCTTTGTTTTATCGGTACTATGGCCGTTCAAGCACAGGAACCTGTTCAGGATACTACAAAACACTGGACAACCAAAGGGAATATTTCATTCCTTCTTAATCAATCGGCCTTTAACAATTGGGTTGCCGGAGGAGAAAACAATATCGCCGGTAATCTGGGCGTGAATTACGATTTTAATTATAAGAAGGGTGACTGGTCCTGGGACAATAAAATTATTGCCGCCTACGGGCTTGTAAAAACGAAGAACTCCGCTTTTGAAAAGAAAACGGACGACCGACTGGAGTTAAACTCGCTATTGGGTAAAAAAGCGGCTGGTTACTGGTATTATTCTGCTTTTTTAAACTTTAAAACGCAGATGACAAAAGGATACAAGTATGGGACGGATGCCGATGGTGCCGAAACCCGAAGTGAATATACCAACTTTCTGTCTCCGGGATACCTGTCTTTTGGTCCGGGTATGCTTTGGAAAAAAAGTGATAATCTGAAAGTAAACCTTTCACCGGCGACTTCTAAGTTAACATTTGTTGACAAGAATTTTACCTTGCCCAATCAG from Flavobacterium sp. WV_118_3 harbors:
- a CDS encoding SufE family protein — encoded protein: MTIKAIQEEIVDEFSMFDDWMQRYEYIIELGKSLPLIEEQYKQDENIIKGCQSKVWLYAEEKDGNIVFTADSDAILTKGIIAILIRTFSNQSAQAILEANTDFIDEIGLKEHLSPTRANGLVSMIKQIKMYALAFQSKN
- a CDS encoding SUF system Fe-S cluster assembly protein, whose protein sequence is MEEFNDTINLGENVVTVLKGIYDPEIPVDIYELGLIYDVMINEDNDVKILMTLTSPNCPVAETLPMEVEEKIKSIDAVKSCEVEITFDPPWSKDLMSEEAKLELGML
- a CDS encoding DUF2480 family protein produces the protein MEEIVNRVANSVLQVFDLEDYYPEGPRFSIDISQWLYEGLVLREKDFREQLKNHNWETYKDGFVALSCSTDAIVPAWAFMLITAYLEPVAKNVFWGTIPQMEIGLYQEILQKLDYSSYQDKPVIIKGCSRKPVPQEVYVLATQKLMPVAKSIMFGEACSAVPVYKRK
- a CDS encoding DUF3078 domain-containing protein; this encodes MRKIALTLLCFIGTMAVQAQEPVQDTTKHWTTKGNISFLLNQSAFNNWVAGGENNIAGNLGVNYDFNYKKGDWSWDNKIIAAYGLVKTKNSAFEKKTDDRLELNSLLGKKAAGYWYYSAFLNFKTQMTKGYKYGTDADGAETRSEYTNFLSPGYLSFGPGMLWKKSDNLKVNLSPATSKLTFVDKNFTLPNQGYFGVDEGKSMRYELGFNASAYYKFNLMENVSVENILNLYSNYLEDPQNVDLDYQLNIVMKINKYLSTNLAFQTIYDDNAFKGFQIRQVLGLGINYGF